The Paenibacillus uliginis N3/975 genome has a window encoding:
- a CDS encoding DNA alkylation repair protein, whose amino-acid sequence MKNANPFLALKMKSYMRNQFEFFGIQSPLRRELTSQFLKEYGFPHEEQVVETITELWNMNERELQNAALQVIDMRKRKFHQEDIKLIEQITIEKSWWDTVDHIASNHAGHYFSLYPEQLFIADRWIESDNFWLQRSAILYQLKYKHNTDAERLFTYIRKVSESNEFFIQKAIGWSLRQYSKYNPEAVRDFVESNPLSNLSKREALKVLNRTSLS is encoded by the coding sequence TTGAAGAATGCAAACCCATTTCTAGCCCTCAAAATGAAAAGTTATATGCGTAATCAATTTGAATTCTTCGGCATACAGTCGCCGTTAAGAAGAGAACTCACATCACAATTTCTAAAAGAATACGGTTTCCCTCATGAAGAACAAGTCGTTGAAACGATCACAGAGCTGTGGAACATGAACGAAAGAGAGCTCCAGAATGCGGCTCTTCAGGTAATCGATATGAGAAAGCGCAAGTTTCATCAGGAAGATATCAAACTTATTGAACAGATTACGATAGAAAAATCCTGGTGGGATACCGTTGACCATATCGCTTCCAATCATGCTGGGCATTATTTTTCACTATATCCCGAACAGCTGTTTATCGCAGATCGATGGATAGAGTCCGATAACTTTTGGCTGCAGCGGTCGGCTATTCTGTACCAGTTGAAGTATAAGCATAATACGGATGCCGAGAGACTATTCACTTATATAAGGAAGGTCTCTGAATCCAATGAGTTTTTCATACAAAAAGCAATCGGATGGAGTCTTCGCCAATATAGCAAATATAATCCTGAAGCGGTCAGAGATTTCGTAGAATCGAATCCTTTATCCAATCTAAGCAAACGGGAAGCTTTGAAAGTTCTGAATCGGACAAGCTTATCTTAG
- a CDS encoding MerR family transcriptional regulator encodes MLSIGEFSKICEVSTKTLRYYDEIGLIHPDEINLENGYRYYSIRQLKKMLFINRLKSYHFSLDEIKAILESEEDQSEENLYSALNRKRREIQEQLNAFEYTLKQMSNDILNLEKGIPMMSYLDNIEVQLVETQPMNILYMRQMMSSDDYALGYGKYFRRLYEKIATEKLTLLGTPMTIYHSPEYNPIGNDTEFAIPIEETVKGTRDLPGGLCAKSVVKGSYAELTSVYAKLREWVENKGYDLVKSPYEVYVTDPNQATVPEDMITEVYFPVKKK; translated from the coding sequence TTGCTATCAATTGGAGAATTTTCAAAGATATGCGAAGTATCTACAAAAACGCTTCGATATTATGATGAAATTGGATTAATTCATCCCGATGAGATTAATCTTGAAAACGGTTATAGGTATTATTCCATCAGGCAACTAAAAAAAATGCTCTTTATCAACCGTTTGAAATCCTATCATTTTTCTTTGGATGAAATCAAAGCCATTCTGGAATCGGAAGAGGATCAATCAGAAGAGAATCTTTATTCTGCCCTTAATCGTAAGCGAAGGGAAATACAGGAACAGCTAAACGCTTTTGAATATACCCTAAAACAAATGAGTAATGATATTTTAAATTTAGAGAAGGGCATACCAATGATGTCATACCTTGACAATATAGAAGTGCAACTTGTTGAAACCCAGCCAATGAATATCCTTTATATGCGTCAGATGATGAGTAGTGATGACTATGCTCTAGGATATGGAAAGTATTTTAGGAGGCTATATGAAAAGATTGCTACTGAAAAACTCACCTTGCTTGGTACGCCAATGACGATTTATCACAGCCCTGAATACAATCCTATCGGCAATGATACAGAGTTTGCCATCCCGATAGAGGAGACTGTGAAGGGAACGAGAGATCTGCCTGGGGGACTTTGCGCGAAGTCTGTTGTAAAGGGTTCATATGCAGAATTGACATCGGTATATGCAAAGCTAAGGGAATGGGTGGAAAATAAAGGATATGATTTGGTGAAATCACCATATGAAGTATATGTAACCGACCCCAATCAAGCCACCGTTCCTGAGGATATGATTACCGAGGTATATTTTCCTGTAAAGAAAAAATAG
- a CDS encoding serine hydrolase domain-containing protein, giving the protein MERNYWPTTEWQTVDPATLRMDSEKLSELEPIIKSEYSNINGIVVVRNGSIAYERYYNGYGPDDAHHVASVTKSIISALIGIAIDAGYIKSVDQKVLEFFPEYVPGAADRQKREITIRHLLTMTAPYPFEDWHEPLDKMCMQPDWVKYTLDMLGQKGNIGAFKYSTAGAHLLSAIITRSTGKSAREFAGERLFKPIGMKEIPDYEMKSFGFEDLFGKNVRGWVKDQDGISTGGWGLTLTPRDMARFGFLYLNRGIWDDGQIISGTWIDESTTMNPNNYGYLWWLREEDGVSAFSALGDGGNVICCIPEKDLVVAIASEFIVDPRDRWTLIKECVIPAIID; this is encoded by the coding sequence ATGGAAAGAAACTACTGGCCAACTACAGAATGGCAAACCGTAGACCCGGCAACCTTGAGAATGGACTCTGAAAAGCTTTCAGAGCTTGAACCTATAATAAAATCCGAGTATAGCAATATAAACGGTATTGTTGTTGTGAGAAATGGGTCTATTGCTTATGAAAGATATTATAATGGCTATGGCCCGGATGATGCGCACCATGTGGCTTCTGTAACGAAAAGTATAATATCTGCCCTCATTGGTATTGCCATAGATGCAGGATATATTAAAAGTGTAGATCAGAAGGTGCTGGAATTTTTCCCCGAGTATGTTCCCGGTGCTGCTGATAGGCAAAAACGAGAAATCACCATACGCCATCTTCTCACGATGACGGCTCCCTATCCATTTGAGGACTGGCACGAACCGCTGGACAAGATGTGTATGCAACCCGATTGGGTAAAGTATACGCTGGATATGCTAGGCCAAAAGGGGAATATTGGAGCTTTCAAGTATTCCACCGCAGGGGCGCATCTGTTATCGGCTATCATCACTCGCAGCACAGGAAAAAGTGCCCGTGAGTTTGCGGGCGAACGCTTATTTAAACCGATCGGCATGAAAGAAATTCCAGATTATGAAATGAAATCATTTGGGTTTGAGGATTTATTTGGGAAGAATGTGAGAGGGTGGGTGAAAGACCAGGACGGTATCTCCACAGGAGGGTGGGGGCTTACGTTAACACCTCGTGATATGGCACGTTTTGGTTTTCTATATCTGAACCGTGGCATTTGGGATGATGGTCAGATTATTTCGGGGACATGGATTGACGAATCAACAACGATGAACCCCAATAATTACGGTTATCTATGGTGGTTACGCGAAGAGGACGGAGTTTCTGCATTCTCGGCACTAGGTGATGGCGGCAATGTCATTTGCTGCATACCGGAAAAAGACCTGGTTGTAGCCATAGCATCAGAATTTATCGTTGATCCTCGTGATCGGTGGACACTGATAAAAGAGTGCGTTATCCCGGCTATCATAGACTAA